In the Deltaproteobacteria bacterium genome, CGGTGTGAGGCAGACGGTGTAGTCGTTGCCGGCGAGGCTCGCCGGCAGGGTCCCGGCGATGCTCCACACCTCACCGGTGGGCGTGATGTCCGAGCCGATGGGCGTGCCGCCGCAGGTCGTCCCGCTGCGCACCTCGACCTGCGCCACGTAGGCCGAGCTGCCCGAGAGGGTCACGTCCAGGCCCGTCACCGTGTCGGCGGTCCCCGAGGCCTGCAGGTGGAACCCATCGAGCGCCGTTATCCCTCCCCCGGGCGCGATCGTCGCGCTCCCTGGATTCGTGCCGTCGGAGAGCGTGGTCGAATCTCCCGCCGAGACCGTCACCGAGATGGTCTGGGTGGCGTAAGCCTTGGACGCACTGTTGTGGCCGATGGCGTTGAGGACGACGGTGAAGGCCCCCGGCGTCGCTCCGCCCGGCACGTTCACGATCGCGTCGACCCCCATCGTCGCGTACAGGCCGTCGTGGTCCGTCCCCTCCGTGCAGAGGGTGGAGACATTGTAGTTGTCGCAGGCCGCGCCACGGCCGTTGTTGCTCCAGGTGGTCAGGTCGTACATGGAGACCCGCCCGTCCGGGCTGTTGGGGAACTGGGTGGCCATGCTGTAGGGGGTGGACGACTGGTTCTTGGCCCCGTACCAGCCCGCGCCTCCGGCGGCGTCCCACACGCTGTTCCACGCCGAGATGGCGGGGCTGTTCGCGGTGCCGACGCCCACCGTCCAGCCCGTGGGGACCCCGAGCTCGAAGGCGATGAAGGTGTCCTGGGCCATGTTCTGGGCCCGAAAGTCGATCTCGAAGCTCCCGCCAGGGGCGACCGTGACCGAGGTGCCGAGGGTGCCATCGATGGCGGTGGTCAGCGTGACGCCCGTGCCTGCGGTGGTATGGCAGCTCGTACAGGACGTGTACTTGGTCGGCCAAGCCACAGCCTCTCGGGGAAGGAGAGAGAAGACGACCGCCAGCGCGCAAGCGGCGATCGTGAGCAGCGTGGGAGTGCGCTTGTTCATTTGGACCTCGAGTAAGGGCATCACTCTGTCTGAGAGTTGCTGTCCGCTGCCCCCGAGTGGACCCCATGGCAGGTGAGACAGGTCACCACGCCCCCGGCGCCGAGCAGCAGATCGTTCGAGCTGATCCCATCCGCTTCACCGGTACCCTGCACGCCTCCGTTGGCGTCCAGCGGCACGGCACGGTCGTATCCCTTCCCGTTGGCGTTCAGCACTACGCCCACGGGATGGCTACGATTCGTCGTGGTATGGGATCGGGTTAGATCGAATGGATAGTTGGGGTCCCCCGAGTCGGGGAATCGGTCAGTGTGGCACTCCCGACACAACTGACCTGCATCGTTATCGATCGCCATGAAATGCTTCCAGAGGTCCCCGTTCACCGTGCGCGAGGTGTGCGAGGCGGCCGTCTGGAGGTGCTGATTGTGACAGGTTGAACAGGAAACCTTCCCCTCCATGAGGCGAAGGGGTGAACCACCCTGAGGCAGCGGAACACTGCTGCTGACCTCGACGGTGAAGATGTCGCCGGCACAGAAGAACTGGCCGCAGGAGCCGACCGCGTCGGCGAAGGGCTCCGGCTTGCAGCTGAGCGTGATGCCCTCGTTGAGCACCACGTCGGTGCCGCAGAGCACGCTGGTCCCGGCACCCCCGGCCGAACCGACGCCCGTCCAGTCGAAGCGGGCGGCGGTGTCCGAGCCGGTCTGGCTGATGGTGACGGTGTAGGTCTTGACCCCACTTCCGCTGAAGGCGCCGCCCGACTCGATCTCGCCGGTGGAGCCGTTCGCGGTGCTGGTCTTCAGGACGTAGCCGGCGAGCCCGGTGTCCCAGCGGTGATGGAGGCCGGTCTTCGTGACCTGGTTCGCCTGGTCCGCCTCGTTGAAGGCCGCCAGGTGGGTCTGGGCGTCCTTGTGGCAGCTCAGGCAGGCGTGCTTGTTGCCGTCGACCGTGGTCAGGCTCATGCCCCGGCCCCGGTGGCCCTGGTGACAGTTGGCGCAGTTGATGCCCGTCGAGGCCTGGTTGTGCGGCGGATCCGAGGCGAGCGCCGGCCCGGCCCAGAGGAGGAGGGCGGCGAGGGGAGCCAGGATCTTCTGGAGGCGCAGGGTCATGGAGTTCAGCGGACGGGGGGAAGGCGAGGACGATCGAGCTCGGGGCTGCGGCTCCGCTCCGAGGTGTTGATCTGGTCCAGGGAGGCGTCGCGGATCTGGCGCACGCGCTCGGGCTCGACCAGCGGGCTGGTCTCGAAGCCATCGCCGGTGGGCCGGGGATCGCCGGGGAGAGTGCTGTTGCCGCGGACCTCGAGCTCGAGGGTGTCGGTCACACCCCAGTGCAGCCCGTCGTGGACCCAGAGCTCGAAGGCGTAGGCCCCCGGGGTCATGGGCACGAAGCGGCGCGCGCCGTTGAGGCCCGGTAGGAGCCGCAGCCAGGGGCCGCGGGTCTGCACCCAGACCGCCTGGAGGGCGTCTCCGTCGGCGTCGGTCGAGTAGCTCGCGGAGAGGACGATCTGCCGGCCGACGCGCGGGGTGCCCACGGCCACGCTGGCCCGGGCGCGCGGCAGGTGATCGTCGGCGGCGTCGACGGCGATGCTCACCTCGACCTTGTTCGAGACCAGGCTGCCGTCGCTGCAGCGCACCTCGAAGCGGTGCATCGCCGCGGTGATCGGCCGGAAGGTGGCCATCAGGCCGCCGGGGTCCCGCTGGAGGACGACCCGGGGGCCGCCGACCTGGTCGAAGGTGCAGCTGATCGGCTCGCCATCGAGGTCGGAGGAGCTCCGGGCGTCGAGGAGGACGGTGTCCAGGGTCATCGCCTCGGCCGGCGCCTCCACCACGGCCCGCGGGGCATGAGCGATGGGCGAGTCGACGAGCAGGCAGACCCCGTGGGGAACGGAGGTGAGGCCGCCACGCTCCACCAGGAGGTCCAGCTCGTAGTAGCCGGCCGCCGGCGCGACCAGGGTGACCGCGCGGCCCACCGCCGGGAGGGCCGGGATCCGGATGCCGGCCTGCTGCTCCCAGAGCGCCACGCCGCTGCCGAAGGGCTCGGCCTGCAGGTGGAGCGGGACGCCCACCTCGGCCTCGAAGCAGCCCGTCGCCGGGGCGCCGGCGATGGTCGCCCGGGCGAGCTGTCCGTCCTGCTCGAGGCTGACGACCTCGACGCGAGCGCTGTCGGTGTGCAGCCCATCGCTGACGGTGAGCTCGAAGGGGTGGCGGCCCGCGGACGTGAGGACGCCGTCGAAGTCGGGCGAGGCCGTCGCGCCGGTGAGGAGCTCGGTCCAGGTCGCGCCCACGGGATCGCCGTTGGCGTCGCGGGCCAGCGTGCCCGGCAGGTGGACGATCTCCTCGGAGGGCAGCGCGTGGACGGCGGGCCCCGGAGCGGCCAGGGGCCCCACGTCGTCGACGCGGATCCGCACGGTCGCGGGCGCCGAGTTCGCGTGGCCGTCGTTCACCTTCAGCTCGAAGAGGTAGTCACCCGCCGCCTTCAGGGGCAGCTCGATGCGCTCGCCCGCGCGCGCCTCGGAGAGGACGGTCTCGGGGCCGGAGCGCTGGGTCCAGCGGTAGGTGAGCGCGTCGCCGTTGGGATCCACCGAGAGGGAGCCGTCGAGGGTGATCACGTCGGGCGCCGAGCGGCGGTCGTTGCCGGCGAAGGCCACCGGCAGGTTGTCGGTCGGGTCGAGGGGATCGAGCCCGGCCGCCACCTCGTCGCCGTCGTTCATACCGTCGCGGTCGGTGTCCGGGTTGCGCGGATCGGTGCCGGCCTCGAGCTCCTCGAGGTTCAGCAGGCCGTCGCCGTCGGGATCGTAGGCGAAGTCCCGGGGCGAGTTCGGATCGAGCCCGTTGGCCAGCTCCCAGGCATCGGGCATGCCGTCGAAGTCGGCGTCGCCGGCGCGCTCGGGCACGCTCCAGCCGGGGAGGTGGAAGACCTCGATCGTGCCGGCCCCGTAGGACGAGACGAAGATCCGTTTCCAGGGATCGATGACCACCGAGTGCGGCCGGTAGAGGCCCCCCGCGTAGTCGCCGTGCTGGCCCACGCTGCCCAGATCCACGCCGGCCGGATCGAAGACCCGGAGCTCGCCCTGGAAGCTGTCGACGAAGAACTGGTTCTCGCCGTGGCCCGTGAGGTCGGAGACGGTGCTCAGCCGCCCCTCGACCGAGCCCATCCGGACGTGCGAGCGCTGGAAGGTGCCCTGGCTGGAGTAGATGCAGATCTGGTCCTGCTCGGCGGCGCCGCTCTGCGCGACGACGATCTCGCCGCTCGGCGACCGCCAGGCCACCGCCGGCCGGATCATCCCCACTCCGCCGCAGGCCGAGAAGGTGAGGCGCGCAGCCTCGCCCGGCTGCACCAGGCGCACCTGCTTGGCCTCGAGGGAGGTGATGAAGAGGCCGCCCGTGGCCGGATCCCGCTTGAGGTTGGTCACCCCCAGCCCGCCGAAGGTCGACTCGAAGGGCTCGAGGGGCCGGCCGAAGCGATCGTAGCGGCGCAGGCGAGCCTCACCACGCATCCCGATGACCAGCTCGTCCCCACCCGCCATCGTGATGGGGTCACCGTGCAGCACGCGCTCGACCTTCACCCGGCCCAGCGGGTTCAGGATCAGCAGGTTCCGCCGGCGCTGATCGACGATGACCAGGTCGTCGCCCAGCATCGCCATGCTGCGAGGCGTCGAGACGTCCCAGTCACCGTGCAGGCGGCCCGCGGGCATGGCCAGCGCGGAGAAGACCTCGATGAAGCGCGTCGTGGTCCCGCCGCCGGTGTCTCTCACGGCGAGCGTGACGAGGTAGCGCCCGGCCTTGGCCGGCGCGGTCCAGGTGACCTGCAGCGGGGTGGCGTCGGCGGTGCCGGAGAGGAGGCCGCCGCTGGCGGTCCAGGTGGCGGAGACCGCGTCGCCCTCGGGATCGGAGACCGTGGCGAGGATCGAGATGGTCTCGCCGGAGAGCACCCGCTGCCGGTCCAGGACCAGGCTGTCGATGCTCGGGGGCATGTTGGCGCCGAGCACGGCGTCGACGGTGGTGCTGCCGCTCGCCGTGAGGTTGCCGCCGAAGGGGCCGCCGTTGTCCCGCACGGTGCAGGTCAGGGTGTAGGTGCCCTCCGCCGACGGGGCGGTCCACACGATGCTGCCGCCGGTCGACGCGGGCAGGGTGACGTCCGCGCTCCCGTCGGGGAAGACGCCGGCGCTCGCGACCCAGCGGTAGGTCTCGATGATGCCGTCCACGTCGTGCGCGAGGCAGGTGAGCGTGGCCGCGCCGCCCGGATTCACCGCGGTCGGGCTCGCCGTGACGCTGTCGACGATGGGCGGATCATTGCCCAGCCCACCGGCGAAAACGGCCGCTGGCGCGGAAAGTGCGAGCCCCAGGATGATTGTCGTGAAAATCCGCACCTTTACCCACCCGCAGTTCCTGCGCGAGGATGCAGCCTTCCCTCCGCCCTCCTGAAGCTGGTCGCAGGGTCGCTGATGCTTGATATCGGGCTGTTCTGGGCGATCCAGAGGCCCTGGCTGGCTCGTCACTGCTCCCACCGGGCCTCTATAAGTAGCAAGGCTCGATCCGGGTTCACTTCTGAACGCCATCCAGGCCGGGATCGGCCGCGGCCGCGAGCTCCCGGCCGAGATCCTGGGTCATATGACCCGATCTTCCGGGCCCTCGGGCCAATGAACGGGGATTTGGCCCAGATCGAAGGAAACCCATCCGATTCAGGAGCGGATCCGCCGGGGCTTTCGCGCACCTTCCTGCCTCTCCCGGCGCCATCTGGGCAAAATTTGCGTTAGGGTCATTTCACGCTATTCGGCCTTGCGTGAACGCGTTCGATCTGGCAGGGCACCCCGCTCCAGGTGATCGGCCGGACTCCTTTTCCTGGAGCCTCGCCTGACATCCGGCAGATCGCTGCCTAGCGTGTTGCGCTCCTCAGTGACCCGGATGGCAGACCGAACAGGCCTCGGTGGCGCCTCCACCGCGCAGGTAGGGTCGCCGCGTCTCGTGAGGATCGTGACAGCTGGTGCAGGTGAGCATCCGGCCGGGACCGAGGGGGGGCGGCGTCTCGAGCTTCGCGGTCATCTGCGGCATCACCCGCACGTCGAGGGGGTGCTCGTGCTGGGCGTTCGGCTTCGCGGGATCCGGGAGGTGGCACCCCTCGCAGGTGGCGCGCACCGTGGCCTCCTTGAGCGAGCCGGTGCGCGAGTCGGCGTGGCAGCCGAGACAGAGGGGGTCGGTGGCGTCCCCCGGGGTGAGGGCGTGGGGGTCGGGCGCCTCGCCGCTTCCGATCACCGGTGGGGGCGGGGCCGGGACGACGTAGGCCGGGGGACGGCGCTCGGGCGTCCGGTCCCGCAGGAGGAGCACGCCGAGCAGTCCCACGAGGACCAGCACGCCCGCGCCGATGGCGAGCACTCGCAGCAGGCGGGCCCGACCCTCGCGCTCCCCGGCGTCAGCCATGGAGGCGATCCTCCACGTCGATGATGTGGAAGGTGCTCGCCGGCGCGAGGTGCGGCGTGACCCGGTACCAGAGCAGCAGCACCACGACCGCCGTCAGGGAGAGCGCGGCGAGGCGGCGCCCGGAGAGCCCCCGGTAGGCCCGCAGGTGCAGCACCGAGGCGGTGGTCAGCCAGGAGATGACCGCCAGCAGCTCGACCGGGTCGAGGGAGAAGGCGTGCCCGTGCAGGCGATGCCCGTAGTAGGCCCCCGCCAGGATCAGGAAGGACGAGAAGAGGAAGCCCACCTGCAGGGAGCGGGTGGTGAGGGCCTCGGCCGGCTTCCCGCCGGCGCGCAGGATCCAGATCGCGCCTCCGGCGCAGAGGGCGAAGGCCGCGGCGGTGAGCCAGGCGGCGATCACGTGGAGATCGAGCCAGAGGCTCTGCTCGGAGATCGTCAGGGGGAGCCGGCTGGTGGGGAAGAAGAGGCCGTGGAGCAAGAGCGCCCCGCCCACCAGCGCGGCGATGCTCGCCGGCACGATGCGCTCGGCCCTGCGCCCGATCCAGGCCGCGTGGAGGCAGACCACCGCCGCTGTCGCGAGGGAGGTCTCGAAGACGCCGAACTTCGGGAGGTGGCCGACCATCACCGTCCGGCTCACGGCCGCGGCGCAGGCCGAGAGGGCCGCCCCGAGCAGCAGCCAGAAGGCCGCCCGGGCATCGCGGCCGAGGGCGGCGACCGCGGCGCCGGCGATGACCAGGAGGGTGATCCAGGAGAAGACGAGCTCGATCATGGTGGAGGTCCGCAGGGGATCATACACCCACCCTGCCGGGGCGCCCCCTGCGCGCGTTGCCGTCGCGGGGAGGCCGGAGTAGTCGAAGGTCATGAAGGCACGGATCCTGATCCGGCTCGCGCTGATCCTCGGGATCGCCGGCCTCTTCCTGCTCTACGAGGTGCCCCTCACGAAGGAGGGCCCCTCGACCTCCGTCGGCGAGGCGCCCCGCCCTCCCCCGGACGACGATCGGCGGGCGACCTTCGTCTCGCCGGTCCTCGAGCTGCCCGCGGCCGGCGCCCCGGCC is a window encoding:
- a CDS encoding cytochrome c3 family protein produces the protein MADAGEREGRARLLRVLAIGAGVLVLVGLLGVLLLRDRTPERRPPAYVVPAPPPPVIGSGEAPDPHALTPGDATDPLCLGCHADSRTGSLKEATVRATCEGCHLPDPAKPNAQHEHPLDVRVMPQMTAKLETPPPLGPGRMLTCTSCHDPHETRRPYLRGGGATEACSVCHPGH
- the ccsA gene encoding cytochrome c biogenesis protein CcsA — its product is MIELVFSWITLLVIAGAAVAALGRDARAAFWLLLGAALSACAAAVSRTVMVGHLPKFGVFETSLATAAVVCLHAAWIGRRAERIVPASIAALVGGALLLHGLFFPTSRLPLTISEQSLWLDLHVIAAWLTAAAFALCAGGAIWILRAGGKPAEALTTRSLQVGFLFSSFLILAGAYYGHRLHGHAFSLDPVELLAVISWLTTASVLHLRAYRGLSGRRLAALSLTAVVVLLLWYRVTPHLAPASTFHIIDVEDRLHG